From Parasphaerochaeta coccoides DSM 17374, a single genomic window includes:
- a CDS encoding LacI family DNA-binding transcriptional regulator, producing MAMTTIKDVARVAKVSTATVSHVFNGTRFVSEKTTERVRRVAQDLGYVSNINAVGLRSNKTKRIGLLVPAIASFFYVDILDAIEQVLVKNGYQLVIGCSHENLQREKEQVGIFNFQQIDGMLMFPAPGDHGYLDVMPRKYPIVFIDREAEGCCRDAVIGDNFNSTYEAISCVINEGHQMIGILSGPEGISALKERVQGYKQALQEHGIVFDPELVVSDVSSSTGGYEATRRLLFHRRPTAILSLSPAMAVGCLQYLHEHDIKVPEEIALLSFGDTEWMSVTAPPLTALQHPMFDIGQLAAKVLLKRLEEEQDSGKPREDFQTYRLPVSMIRRDSF from the coding sequence ATTAAAGATGTGGCGAGGGTTGCCAAGGTTTCTACGGCAACCGTATCCCATGTATTCAATGGGACTCGTTTTGTATCTGAGAAAACTACGGAGAGGGTACGTAGGGTAGCACAGGATCTTGGATACGTATCCAATATCAATGCCGTTGGACTGCGTAGCAACAAGACAAAACGGATTGGACTGCTTGTTCCGGCAATTGCCTCCTTCTTTTATGTGGATATCCTTGATGCCATAGAACAGGTGCTGGTCAAAAATGGATATCAATTGGTTATCGGATGTTCCCATGAAAACCTGCAACGTGAAAAAGAACAGGTCGGTATTTTCAATTTTCAGCAGATTGACGGTATGCTGATGTTTCCCGCTCCCGGTGACCATGGCTATCTTGATGTAATGCCTCGGAAATATCCCATTGTGTTCATTGACCGGGAAGCGGAAGGTTGTTGCCGGGATGCCGTGATCGGTGATAACTTCAACTCCACGTATGAGGCTATTTCCTGTGTAATCAATGAAGGTCATCAGATGATAGGCATTCTCAGTGGGCCTGAAGGCATTTCAGCATTGAAGGAACGCGTACAAGGGTATAAGCAGGCCCTACAGGAGCATGGGATTGTTTTTGATCCTGAACTGGTGGTTAGCGATGTATCATCCAGCACAGGCGGATATGAAGCAACGCGCCGCTTGCTTTTCCATAGGAGACCGACGGCTATCTTGTCATTGTCTCCTGCCATGGCTGTCGGTTGTCTACAGTATTTACATGAACATGATATCAAGGTTCCTGAAGAAATAGCTCTGCTTTCTTTTGGAGATACCGAATGGATGTCTGTAACGGCTCCACCATTGACAGCTTTACAGCATCCCATGTTTGACATCGGGCAGCTTGCTGCCAAAGTATTGCTGAAAAGACTTGAAGAAGAACAGGATTCTGGCAAGCCGAGGGAAGATTTCCAGACATACCGTCTTCCTGTCAGCATGATTCGGCGGGACTCTTTTTGA
- a CDS encoding Gfo/Idh/MocA family protein: MEKIRIGLIGAGMISQKHLQMYREIPEAQVVAVCSRTRSSAERCAQEWGIENVHTDIQQMLAQDDIDAVDICLHTILHAPVAIAALNAGKHVYCEKPLAMSYVDGAAMLEAARRNDRTLHIQLGFLYRPNVRAAKRLVDGGALGDIYHARSMGFRRRNRPYVDGYGSADFVERKYSGGGALYDFGVYHISQLLYLMGMPRPLSMSGKLHQAIPMDESRRISGHYDVEELGVGLVRFEKGMTMDLFESWAVHLDSMDPSILLGSRGGIKLEPFSFHTTFCDLELDCTGDLEKMDFRWKNTLPYEYAYASSEMHWIAALLQKVPLLPTAELALQTLLIQEGITLSNRLGREVSAEETIESSILSDLRLS; the protein is encoded by the coding sequence GTGGAAAAAATACGCATAGGACTTATTGGCGCGGGAATGATTTCTCAAAAGCATCTACAGATGTACCGGGAAATTCCTGAAGCCCAGGTAGTGGCAGTATGCAGTCGCACGCGATCTTCCGCTGAACGGTGTGCGCAGGAATGGGGCATTGAAAACGTTCATACGGATATTCAACAGATGCTTGCGCAGGATGACATAGATGCTGTGGACATTTGCCTGCACACGATCCTGCATGCTCCGGTCGCCATTGCTGCGTTGAATGCCGGCAAGCATGTCTATTGCGAGAAACCGCTGGCAATGTCTTATGTCGATGGAGCAGCTATGCTTGAAGCCGCGCGACGCAATGACCGTACACTGCATATTCAGTTGGGATTCCTGTACCGCCCCAATGTCCGGGCAGCAAAACGGCTGGTAGATGGCGGCGCCTTAGGAGATATATACCATGCGCGTTCCATGGGATTCAGACGCAGGAACCGTCCTTATGTGGACGGATATGGAAGTGCTGATTTCGTTGAAAGGAAATATTCCGGTGGCGGTGCTTTATATGATTTCGGCGTATATCATATTTCTCAGCTTCTGTATCTCATGGGAATGCCACGCCCCTTGAGTATGAGTGGGAAACTGCATCAGGCAATTCCTATGGATGAATCCCGACGTATCAGCGGACATTATGATGTTGAGGAACTGGGGGTTGGACTGGTACGCTTTGAAAAAGGCATGACCATGGACCTTTTTGAATCATGGGCGGTTCATCTTGACTCCATGGATCCCAGCATCCTGTTGGGCTCCCGTGGGGGAATAAAGCTTGAACCATTCAGCTTTCATACTACTTTCTGTGATTTGGAACTGGATTGTACCGGTGACTTGGAAAAAATGGATTTTCGTTGGAAGAATACGCTTCCATATGAATATGCCTATGCCTCGTCTGAAATGCACTGGATTGCGGCTCTGCTTCAGAAGGTTCCTTTGTTACCGACCGCAGAGCTGGCACTTCAAACCTTGCTGATTCAGGAAGGTATTACGCTGTCTAACAGGCTTGGGCGTGAAGTAAGCGCGGAAGAAACAATTGAAAGTTCAATCCTCTCTGATCTCAGACTTTCTTGA